Proteins encoded within one genomic window of Pieris brassicae chromosome 12, ilPieBrab1.1, whole genome shotgun sequence:
- the LOC123717157 gene encoding putative inorganic phosphate cotransporter isoform X1, with product MMNYIIDKVILASTSYDSSTYSKRSRVASEWTPLLGKPDTFFIIPQRWVMAIMGFLAVANAYTMRVCLNIAITQMVRRHAPSSAYEDGSCPAEVEEALSDASEISGYNWDEETQGIILSAFYYGYIVTHLPGGMLAERFGGKYSLGFGVLSTAIFTLLTPWTVNIGGATGLIILRVLEGLGEGTTFPALNAMLARWAPVSERGRMGSLVFGGAQIGNIAGTYFSGLVIKETGDWESVFYLFGSIGILWFILWALLCYNDPESHPYISDKEKKYLEEALGRHRNSQPSAIPWKAIFMSVPLWALVCAQIGHDYGYFTMVTDLPKYMTGVLKFDIHRTGTLAALPYIVMWISSIIFGWLCDKIVKRQWMTVTNARKTFTTIASVGPGICMILASYSGCNTEAVVILFTASMGLMGAFYPGMKVNALDLSSNYAGTIMAIVNGIGAITGIIAPFLVGLLTPDSTLVQWRLVFWITLAVFIVTNLVFVAWASGDEQWWNSTPQEARKQTDASGSVNTEVKTQA from the exons ttTTTATTATCCCACAACGATGGGTAATGGCCATCATGGGATTTCTGGCGGTGGCGAACGCATACACAATGCGTGTCTGTCTGAATATAGCCATCACACAGATGGTCAGGCGGCATGCACCTTCATCGGCGTATGAAGATGGATCCTGTCCTGCTGAAGTTGAGGAAGCTCTATCCGATGCTTCT GAAATCAGTGGATACAATTGGGATGAAGAGACTCAAGGCATTATTTTGAGCGCATTCTACTACGGATACATAGTAACGCACTTACCCGGTGGAATGTTAGCTGAGAGATTTGGCGGGAAATACTCGCTTGGGTTTGGAGTACTTAGTACAGCTATTTTTACTCTACTCACACCATGGACTGTGAATATAGGCGGCGCTACGGGCCTTATTATTTTACGAGTCTTGGAAGGACTCGGGGAG ggtACAACGTTCCCCGCATTAAATGCAATGCTTGCGCGATGGGCTCCAGTATCTGAGAGAGGAAGAATGGGTTCCCTTGTGTTTGGAGGAGCTCAAATAGGAAATATTGCTGGAACATATTTCTCTGGATTGGTCATTAAAGAGACTGGTGACTGGGAGTCTGTATTCTATCTCTTCGGCAGTATTGGAATATTGTGGTTCATTTTATGG GCTCTACTTTGTTACAATGACCCTGAATCTCATCCATACATATCTGACAAAGAGAAGAAATACCTGGAAGAAGCACTTGGTAGACATCGTAATAGCCAGCCTTCAGCTATTCCGTGGAAAGCAATTTTTATGTCCGTTCCGCTATGGGCTCTTGTGTGTGCACAG ATCGGCCACGATTACGGCTATTTCACAATGGTCACGGACTTACCAAAATATATGACCGGCGTCCTGAAATTCGACATTCACCGAACGGGAACGTTGGCTGCTTTACCTTATATTGTGATGTGGATAAGCTCAATCATATTCGGCTGGCTGTGTGATAAGATTGTGAAGAGGCAATGGATGACTGTGACTAATGCTAGGAAGACTTTTACGACAATCG CGTCTGTCGGCCCCGGTATCTGCATGATCCTAGCGTCATACTCCGGCTGTAATACTGAGGCAGTTGTCATATTATTCACGGCTTCGATGGGTCTTATGGGGGCCTTTTATCCAGGAATGAAAGTGAACGCTCTCGACCTCAGCAGTAACTACGCTGGTACCATAATGGCCATTGTGAATGGTATCGGAGCTATTACAGGAATTATAGCGCCTTTCTTGGTTGGACTTTTGACACCTGAT AGCACTCTCGTACAATGGCGTCTAGTATTTTGGATCACCCTAGCGGTATTTATCGTTACGAATTTAGTATTCGTGGCATGGGCATCCGGCGATGAACAATGGTGGAACAGCACACCCCAAGAAGCGAGAAAGCAGACGGATGCCTCAGGGTCCGTTAATACTGAAGTTAAAACTCAGGCGTAG
- the LOC123717157 gene encoding putative inorganic phosphate cotransporter isoform X2, which translates to MMNYIIDKVILASTSYDSSTYSKRSRVASEWTPLLVFIIPQRWVMAIMGFLAVANAYTMRVCLNIAITQMVRRHAPSSAYEDGSCPAEVEEALSDASEISGYNWDEETQGIILSAFYYGYIVTHLPGGMLAERFGGKYSLGFGVLSTAIFTLLTPWTVNIGGATGLIILRVLEGLGEGTTFPALNAMLARWAPVSERGRMGSLVFGGAQIGNIAGTYFSGLVIKETGDWESVFYLFGSIGILWFILWALLCYNDPESHPYISDKEKKYLEEALGRHRNSQPSAIPWKAIFMSVPLWALVCAQIGHDYGYFTMVTDLPKYMTGVLKFDIHRTGTLAALPYIVMWISSIIFGWLCDKIVKRQWMTVTNARKTFTTIASVGPGICMILASYSGCNTEAVVILFTASMGLMGAFYPGMKVNALDLSSNYAGTIMAIVNGIGAITGIIAPFLVGLLTPDSTLVQWRLVFWITLAVFIVTNLVFVAWASGDEQWWNSTPQEARKQTDASGSVNTEVKTQA; encoded by the exons ttTTTATTATCCCACAACGATGGGTAATGGCCATCATGGGATTTCTGGCGGTGGCGAACGCATACACAATGCGTGTCTGTCTGAATATAGCCATCACACAGATGGTCAGGCGGCATGCACCTTCATCGGCGTATGAAGATGGATCCTGTCCTGCTGAAGTTGAGGAAGCTCTATCCGATGCTTCT GAAATCAGTGGATACAATTGGGATGAAGAGACTCAAGGCATTATTTTGAGCGCATTCTACTACGGATACATAGTAACGCACTTACCCGGTGGAATGTTAGCTGAGAGATTTGGCGGGAAATACTCGCTTGGGTTTGGAGTACTTAGTACAGCTATTTTTACTCTACTCACACCATGGACTGTGAATATAGGCGGCGCTACGGGCCTTATTATTTTACGAGTCTTGGAAGGACTCGGGGAG ggtACAACGTTCCCCGCATTAAATGCAATGCTTGCGCGATGGGCTCCAGTATCTGAGAGAGGAAGAATGGGTTCCCTTGTGTTTGGAGGAGCTCAAATAGGAAATATTGCTGGAACATATTTCTCTGGATTGGTCATTAAAGAGACTGGTGACTGGGAGTCTGTATTCTATCTCTTCGGCAGTATTGGAATATTGTGGTTCATTTTATGG GCTCTACTTTGTTACAATGACCCTGAATCTCATCCATACATATCTGACAAAGAGAAGAAATACCTGGAAGAAGCACTTGGTAGACATCGTAATAGCCAGCCTTCAGCTATTCCGTGGAAAGCAATTTTTATGTCCGTTCCGCTATGGGCTCTTGTGTGTGCACAG ATCGGCCACGATTACGGCTATTTCACAATGGTCACGGACTTACCAAAATATATGACCGGCGTCCTGAAATTCGACATTCACCGAACGGGAACGTTGGCTGCTTTACCTTATATTGTGATGTGGATAAGCTCAATCATATTCGGCTGGCTGTGTGATAAGATTGTGAAGAGGCAATGGATGACTGTGACTAATGCTAGGAAGACTTTTACGACAATCG CGTCTGTCGGCCCCGGTATCTGCATGATCCTAGCGTCATACTCCGGCTGTAATACTGAGGCAGTTGTCATATTATTCACGGCTTCGATGGGTCTTATGGGGGCCTTTTATCCAGGAATGAAAGTGAACGCTCTCGACCTCAGCAGTAACTACGCTGGTACCATAATGGCCATTGTGAATGGTATCGGAGCTATTACAGGAATTATAGCGCCTTTCTTGGTTGGACTTTTGACACCTGAT AGCACTCTCGTACAATGGCGTCTAGTATTTTGGATCACCCTAGCGGTATTTATCGTTACGAATTTAGTATTCGTGGCATGGGCATCCGGCGATGAACAATGGTGGAACAGCACACCCCAAGAAGCGAGAAAGCAGACGGATGCCTCAGGGTCCGTTAATACTGAAGTTAAAACTCAGGCGTAG
- the LOC123717157 gene encoding putative inorganic phosphate cotransporter isoform X3, which produces MLTGWQLLLSKFFIIPQRWVMAIMGFLAVANAYTMRVCLNIAITQMVRRHAPSSAYEDGSCPAEVEEALSDASEISGYNWDEETQGIILSAFYYGYIVTHLPGGMLAERFGGKYSLGFGVLSTAIFTLLTPWTVNIGGATGLIILRVLEGLGEGTTFPALNAMLARWAPVSERGRMGSLVFGGAQIGNIAGTYFSGLVIKETGDWESVFYLFGSIGILWFILWALLCYNDPESHPYISDKEKKYLEEALGRHRNSQPSAIPWKAIFMSVPLWALVCAQIGHDYGYFTMVTDLPKYMTGVLKFDIHRTGTLAALPYIVMWISSIIFGWLCDKIVKRQWMTVTNARKTFTTIASVGPGICMILASYSGCNTEAVVILFTASMGLMGAFYPGMKVNALDLSSNYAGTIMAIVNGIGAITGIIAPFLVGLLTPDSTLVQWRLVFWITLAVFIVTNLVFVAWASGDEQWWNSTPQEARKQTDASGSVNTEVKTQA; this is translated from the exons ttTTTATTATCCCACAACGATGGGTAATGGCCATCATGGGATTTCTGGCGGTGGCGAACGCATACACAATGCGTGTCTGTCTGAATATAGCCATCACACAGATGGTCAGGCGGCATGCACCTTCATCGGCGTATGAAGATGGATCCTGTCCTGCTGAAGTTGAGGAAGCTCTATCCGATGCTTCT GAAATCAGTGGATACAATTGGGATGAAGAGACTCAAGGCATTATTTTGAGCGCATTCTACTACGGATACATAGTAACGCACTTACCCGGTGGAATGTTAGCTGAGAGATTTGGCGGGAAATACTCGCTTGGGTTTGGAGTACTTAGTACAGCTATTTTTACTCTACTCACACCATGGACTGTGAATATAGGCGGCGCTACGGGCCTTATTATTTTACGAGTCTTGGAAGGACTCGGGGAG ggtACAACGTTCCCCGCATTAAATGCAATGCTTGCGCGATGGGCTCCAGTATCTGAGAGAGGAAGAATGGGTTCCCTTGTGTTTGGAGGAGCTCAAATAGGAAATATTGCTGGAACATATTTCTCTGGATTGGTCATTAAAGAGACTGGTGACTGGGAGTCTGTATTCTATCTCTTCGGCAGTATTGGAATATTGTGGTTCATTTTATGG GCTCTACTTTGTTACAATGACCCTGAATCTCATCCATACATATCTGACAAAGAGAAGAAATACCTGGAAGAAGCACTTGGTAGACATCGTAATAGCCAGCCTTCAGCTATTCCGTGGAAAGCAATTTTTATGTCCGTTCCGCTATGGGCTCTTGTGTGTGCACAG ATCGGCCACGATTACGGCTATTTCACAATGGTCACGGACTTACCAAAATATATGACCGGCGTCCTGAAATTCGACATTCACCGAACGGGAACGTTGGCTGCTTTACCTTATATTGTGATGTGGATAAGCTCAATCATATTCGGCTGGCTGTGTGATAAGATTGTGAAGAGGCAATGGATGACTGTGACTAATGCTAGGAAGACTTTTACGACAATCG CGTCTGTCGGCCCCGGTATCTGCATGATCCTAGCGTCATACTCCGGCTGTAATACTGAGGCAGTTGTCATATTATTCACGGCTTCGATGGGTCTTATGGGGGCCTTTTATCCAGGAATGAAAGTGAACGCTCTCGACCTCAGCAGTAACTACGCTGGTACCATAATGGCCATTGTGAATGGTATCGGAGCTATTACAGGAATTATAGCGCCTTTCTTGGTTGGACTTTTGACACCTGAT AGCACTCTCGTACAATGGCGTCTAGTATTTTGGATCACCCTAGCGGTATTTATCGTTACGAATTTAGTATTCGTGGCATGGGCATCCGGCGATGAACAATGGTGGAACAGCACACCCCAAGAAGCGAGAAAGCAGACGGATGCCTCAGGGTCCGTTAATACTGAAGTTAAAACTCAGGCGTAG